From a single Bacteroidota bacterium genomic region:
- a CDS encoding TolC family protein, producing MLRKVTLLFAVIMLAATTTASAQEIQRITFDDAVQIALESNVLLRRAANNVELDAINLSQRRSAFLPNLRLGMNGSQNYGQNFSQETLTFVDQTTNRLSAFASSNVSVFEGMGRVSAVRQAENAVEAGDYDYERQRQTVVFSVMSNYLTLLERQQQIEIQTENLESQRQQLQQIQEFTNVGSRPISDLYQQQAAEANAELNLLNAERAYQLSEVNLIQVLQLDPFGAYEFVAPEVGDADLVLQSYSVEDMLREAFTQRLDLKAREYDIIAAEEGIRAARSGFLPTLSLNFGTNSSFDDQSQFSFNDQFTDIRRSSNIGFSLGIPIFDRFLTKNSVEQSRVSYNNAQLTLEDLQQNIALDVRQSFLDYLTAEKTLDVTEKQLISAEQALTAEQERYNVGAATLVELSQARANFVQAQSDRNQARFDFIFQKKLIDYYLGKLNPTEQLFRQP from the coding sequence ATGTTACGCAAAGTCACCCTCCTGTTTGCTGTTATCATGCTTGCTGCTACTACCACGGCAAGCGCACAGGAAATCCAACGCATCACATTTGATGATGCCGTACAGATTGCACTCGAAAGCAACGTTTTGCTTCGCCGTGCAGCAAACAACGTCGAACTGGATGCTATCAACCTTTCCCAGCGACGCTCTGCGTTTTTGCCAAACTTACGGTTGGGCATGAACGGCAGCCAGAATTATGGTCAGAACTTTAGCCAGGAAACGCTGACTTTTGTTGATCAGACCACGAACAGGCTTTCTGCTTTTGCTTCAAGCAATGTTTCTGTATTTGAAGGGATGGGGCGCGTTTCTGCAGTCCGTCAGGCCGAAAATGCAGTTGAAGCCGGCGATTACGATTATGAACGCCAGCGGCAAACCGTTGTGTTCTCTGTAATGTCGAACTACCTGACCCTGCTTGAGCGTCAGCAGCAGATCGAAATACAGACTGAGAATCTGGAGTCGCAACGGCAGCAGTTGCAGCAGATTCAAGAGTTTACCAATGTAGGCTCTCGTCCGATTTCGGATCTCTATCAGCAGCAGGCAGCTGAAGCAAATGCCGAACTGAACCTGCTCAATGCCGAACGTGCTTACCAGCTTAGCGAAGTTAACCTGATTCAGGTCTTGCAGCTTGACCCGTTTGGCGCTTATGAGTTTGTCGCACCCGAGGTGGGGGATGCTGACCTCGTACTGCAGTCCTACAGCGTTGAAGATATGCTGCGCGAAGCCTTTACGCAGCGACTTGACCTTAAAGCACGCGAGTACGATATCATCGCCGCTGAAGAAGGCATCCGCGCTGCACGCTCCGGTTTTCTACCAACCTTGAGTCTTAATTTTGGCACCAACTCAAGTTTTGATGACCAGAGCCAGTTCAGCTTCAATGATCAGTTTACAGACATTCGCCGTAGTAGCAACATTGGCTTCAGCCTCGGTATTCCAATTTTTGATCGCTTCTTGACGAAAAATAGCGTTGAGCAGTCACGCGTAAGCTACAACAACGCCCAGCTTACCCTGGAAGATCTGCAGCAGAACATCGCACTCGATGTACGCCAGTCTTTCCTCGATTACCTGACAGCAGAGAAGACGCTTGATGTAACTGAAAAGCAGTTGATTTCTGCTGAACAGGCGCTTACTGCAGAGCAGGAGCGCTACAATGTAGGTGCTGCTACGCTCGTCGAACTGTCTCAGGCTCGGGCAAACTTCGTACAGGCACAGAGCGACCGCAACCAGGCGCGATTCGATTTTATCTTCCAGAAAAAATTGATCGACTATTACCTGGGTAAACTGAATCCAACAGAACAACTTTTCCGCCAGCCGTAG